A window of Brevibacterium ihuae contains these coding sequences:
- a CDS encoding enoyl-CoA hydratase/isomerase family protein, translating to MATSPDDEATVIIRTVGALGRIELNKPKAINALSTDMVQTIDAALRQWQTDTQVAAVLITGRGERGLCAGGDIKAIHRDISEGTNAENMTFWADEYAMNHAIAEYPKPYVAILDGITMGGGVGVSVHGSHRLVTETTKIGMPETGIGLFPDVGGTYLLAQLPSEVGMYMGLTGEPVGAGAAIAYGLADTYIDRDRIPELIEALEAEAFAVDTVIARFAEEPPENELSVAEGWIAACFSADSVVEIIDRLRRHPNEDAQKTADLLETKSPRSLAVTYEMIRTAKDMKLEEVLERDLRAATEIGKRPDLVEGIRAQVIDKDRNPQWDPPTLAGITEDEIRAILDTEQERTVFS from the coding sequence ATGGCGACCTCCCCCGATGACGAGGCGACTGTCATCATTCGAACCGTCGGTGCGCTCGGCCGCATCGAGCTCAACAAGCCCAAGGCGATCAACGCCCTGAGCACCGACATGGTCCAGACGATCGACGCCGCGCTGCGGCAGTGGCAGACCGACACGCAGGTGGCGGCGGTGCTCATCACCGGACGCGGCGAGCGCGGGCTGTGCGCCGGCGGCGACATCAAGGCGATCCATCGCGACATCTCCGAGGGCACGAACGCCGAGAACATGACCTTCTGGGCCGACGAGTACGCGATGAATCACGCGATCGCGGAGTACCCCAAGCCCTATGTCGCGATCCTCGACGGCATCACCATGGGCGGCGGCGTCGGCGTGTCCGTGCACGGCTCGCACCGACTCGTCACCGAGACCACGAAGATCGGGATGCCCGAGACCGGGATCGGCCTGTTCCCCGACGTCGGCGGCACCTACCTGCTCGCCCAGCTCCCGAGCGAGGTCGGCATGTACATGGGCCTGACCGGTGAACCGGTGGGCGCCGGCGCCGCGATCGCCTACGGCCTCGCCGACACCTACATCGACCGCGACCGCATCCCCGAGCTCATCGAGGCCCTCGAGGCCGAGGCGTTCGCCGTCGACACCGTCATCGCGCGGTTCGCCGAGGAGCCCCCGGAGAACGAGCTGTCGGTCGCCGAGGGGTGGATCGCCGCATGCTTCTCCGCGGACTCCGTGGTCGAGATCATCGACCGCCTGCGCCGCCACCCGAACGAGGACGCGCAGAAGACCGCGGACCTGCTCGAGACCAAGTCGCCGCGCTCGCTCGCGGTGACCTACGAGATGATCCGCACCGCGAAGGACATGAAGCTCGAGGAGGTCCTCGAGCGCGATCTCCGCGCTGCCACGGAGATCGGCAAGCGACCGGACCTCGTCGAGGGCATCCGCGCCCAGGTCATCGACAAGGACCGCAACCCGCAGTGGGATCCGCCCACCCTGGCCGGGATCACCGAGGACGAGATCCGGGCCATTCTCGACACCGAACAGGAGAGGACGGTCTTCTCATGA
- a CDS encoding acyl-CoA dehydrogenase family protein, translating into MARSTAAALTFGLTDDQIELADMCREFADAEIAPHALDWDADHHFPVDVIKRTAELGMGGIYVREEHGGSGLGRMDAALIFEALSTGCPSVASYISIHNMVAWMLDKYATPEQQEKWLVPLTAFEALGSYCLTEPNAGSDAAALRTTARRDGDRYILNGVKQFISGAGETDLYLVMARTGQEGSRGISTFVLEKGMDGLTFGANEKKMGWRAQPTRQVFMENVSVPAENLIGEEGEGFKIAMSGLDGGRLNIGACSLGGGQAALEKAITYMGERQAFGTELTGFQALRFTLADMQARLESARSMLWRAAAAYDAGDPNTSLLSAMAKLTATDTGFEVANDALQLFGGYGYLTEYGIETLVRDLRVHQILEGTNEIMRVIISRKSTGVG; encoded by the coding sequence ATGGCCCGCAGCACCGCAGCTGCCCTGACCTTCGGACTCACCGACGACCAGATCGAGCTCGCCGACATGTGTCGGGAGTTCGCCGATGCCGAGATCGCCCCGCACGCCCTCGACTGGGACGCGGACCACCACTTCCCCGTCGATGTCATCAAGCGCACCGCCGAGCTCGGCATGGGCGGGATCTACGTGCGCGAGGAGCACGGCGGCTCGGGCCTCGGCCGGATGGACGCCGCGCTGATCTTCGAGGCGCTGTCGACCGGCTGCCCGTCCGTCGCGAGCTACATCTCGATCCACAACATGGTCGCCTGGATGCTCGACAAGTACGCCACGCCCGAGCAGCAGGAGAAGTGGCTCGTCCCGCTCACCGCGTTCGAGGCGCTCGGCTCCTACTGCCTCACCGAGCCCAACGCCGGCTCCGACGCCGCGGCGCTGCGCACCACCGCCCGGCGCGACGGCGACCGCTACATCCTCAACGGCGTCAAGCAGTTCATCTCCGGCGCCGGCGAGACCGATCTCTACCTCGTCATGGCCCGCACCGGTCAGGAGGGCTCCCGCGGGATCTCGACGTTCGTCCTCGAGAAGGGGATGGACGGCCTGACCTTCGGTGCGAACGAGAAGAAGATGGGCTGGCGCGCCCAGCCCACCCGCCAGGTGTTCATGGAGAACGTCAGCGTCCCGGCCGAGAACCTCATCGGCGAGGAGGGCGAGGGCTTCAAGATCGCGATGTCCGGGCTCGACGGCGGCCGCCTCAACATCGGCGCCTGCTCCCTGGGCGGCGGTCAGGCCGCGCTCGAGAAGGCCATCACCTACATGGGCGAGCGGCAGGCCTTCGGCACCGAGCTCACCGGATTCCAGGCGCTGCGCTTCACGCTCGCCGACATGCAGGCCCGGCTCGAGTCCGCGCGCTCGATGCTGTGGCGGGCCGCCGCAGCCTATGACGCCGGCGATCCGAACACCTCGCTGCTCTCCGCGATGGCCAAGCTCACCGCCACGGACACCGGCTTCGAGGTGGCCAATGACGCCCTGCAGCTGTTCGGCGGCTACGGATATCTGACAGAGTATGGAATCGAGACGCTGGTCCGCGATCTCCGCGTCCACCAGATCCTCGAAGGCACGAACGAGATCATGCGGGTGATCATCTCCCGCAAGAGCACAGGAGTGGGATAA
- a CDS encoding DMT family transporter gives MGVIVAAAFAFIWSTGFVVGRFIHGAAEPNTFLALRFAIAAALLFGACALVRPRMPDLRTVGAHLGIGGLVNGVYLCLVYVAIAEGLPAGIMALFGGWQPVLTVIVAAVAHRSLPRPSVVIGIVVSLLGLGLVLGPGASTGVVTAGLVVMALASITALTIGTMLQPAVRSAAMLPTLAWQMTGGAIVAVGGAVLLGESLPEPSARLIGALAWSVLGISVLGMALMLHLVRTTSPTTVAIVVLAAPPLAAIQTYLLFGDTLTPFQILGVVVALAGVGVARVAAQSSQNTSPTSMK, from the coding sequence ATGGGCGTCATCGTCGCGGCGGCGTTCGCCTTCATCTGGTCGACCGGGTTCGTCGTCGGGCGGTTCATCCACGGCGCGGCGGAGCCCAACACCTTCCTCGCGCTGCGCTTCGCCATCGCCGCGGCGCTCCTGTTCGGCGCATGCGCGCTCGTGCGCCCGCGCATGCCGGACCTCAGGACCGTGGGCGCCCACCTGGGGATCGGGGGCCTCGTCAACGGCGTCTACCTGTGCCTCGTCTACGTCGCGATCGCCGAGGGGCTGCCCGCCGGCATCATGGCGCTGTTCGGCGGGTGGCAGCCGGTCCTCACCGTCATCGTCGCCGCGGTCGCCCACCGCTCCCTGCCGCGCCCGAGCGTCGTCATCGGGATCGTCGTGTCGCTCCTCGGACTCGGCCTCGTCCTCGGACCCGGGGCGAGCACGGGAGTCGTCACCGCAGGTCTCGTCGTCATGGCGCTCGCGTCGATCACCGCCCTGACGATCGGCACGATGCTCCAGCCTGCGGTGCGCAGCGCGGCGATGCTGCCCACGCTGGCCTGGCAGATGACCGGCGGGGCGATCGTCGCCGTGGGCGGGGCCGTGCTGCTCGGCGAGAGCCTGCCCGAGCCGAGCGCGCGCCTCATCGGTGCGCTCGCGTGGTCGGTGCTCGGGATCTCGGTCCTCGGGATGGCGCTCATGCTCCACCTCGTGCGCACCACCTCACCGACGACCGTGGCGATCGTCGTCCTCGCCGCTCCCCCGCTCGCGGCGATCCAGACCTACCTGCTGTTCGGCGACACCCTCACGCCGTTCCAGATCCTCGGGGTCGTCGTCGCGCTCGCCGGCGTGGGAGTCGCCCGGGTGGCCGCTCAGAGCAGCCAGAACACGAGCCCCACGAGCATGAAGTAG
- the nrdF gene encoding class 1b ribonucleoside-diphosphate reductase subunit beta, with protein MSEKLTLVSHVDAINWNRIIDEIDSEVWDRLTANFWLPEKVPLSNDVQSWATLTEEEKTLTMRVFTGLTLLDTIQGTVGAVSLIPDALTPHEEAVYTNIAFMESVHAKSYSSIFSTLSSTRQIDDAFRWSTENQSLQRKADIILKYYRGDEPLKRKVASTLLESFLFYSGFYLPMYWSSHAKLTNTADLIRLIIRDEAVHGYYIGYKYQRGLERVDDAKKQELKDYTYELLFELYENEVQYTHDLYDPVGLAEDVKKFLHYNANKALMNLGYEAMFPSSVTDVNPAILSALSPNADENHDFFSGSGSSYVIGKAVNTEDEDWDF; from the coding sequence ATGAGTGAGAAGCTCACCCTCGTGTCGCACGTCGACGCGATCAACTGGAACCGGATCATCGACGAGATCGACTCCGAGGTCTGGGACCGCCTGACGGCCAACTTCTGGCTGCCGGAGAAGGTGCCGCTGTCCAACGACGTGCAGTCGTGGGCGACGCTCACCGAGGAGGAGAAGACGCTCACCATGCGCGTCTTCACCGGACTGACACTGCTCGACACCATCCAGGGCACGGTCGGCGCGGTGTCGCTCATCCCGGACGCGCTCACCCCGCACGAGGAGGCGGTGTACACGAACATCGCGTTCATGGAGAGCGTGCACGCGAAGTCGTACTCCTCGATCTTCTCGACGCTGTCCTCGACGCGCCAGATCGACGACGCCTTCCGCTGGTCGACGGAGAACCAGAGCCTGCAGCGCAAGGCCGACATCATCCTCAAGTACTACCGGGGCGACGAGCCGCTCAAGCGCAAGGTCGCCTCGACCCTGCTCGAGTCGTTCCTCTTCTACTCCGGCTTCTACCTGCCGATGTACTGGTCGAGCCACGCGAAGCTCACGAACACCGCCGACCTCATCCGCCTCATCATCCGCGACGAGGCCGTGCACGGGTACTACATCGGCTACAAGTACCAGCGCGGGCTCGAGCGGGTCGACGACGCGAAGAAACAGGAGCTCAAGGACTACACCTACGAGCTGCTCTTCGAGCTGTACGAGAACGAGGTGCAGTACACGCACGACCTCTACGATCCGGTGGGGCTGGCGGAGGACGTCAAGAAGTTCCTCCACTACAACGCCAACAAGGCGCTGATGAACCTCGGCTACGAGGCGATGTTCCCGTCGAGCGTGACCGACGTCAATCCGGCGATCCTGTCGGCGCTCTCGCCCAACGCGGACGAGAACCACGACTTCTTCTCCGGTTCGGGCTCCTCCTACGTCATCGGCAAGGCCGTCAACACCGAGGACGAGGACTGGGACTTCTGA
- the nrdE gene encoding class 1b ribonucleoside-diphosphate reductase subunit alpha, with amino-acid sequence MSTTTHDRDLEAIIREETDLDYHALNAMLNLYDADGRIQFERDKQAARQFFLQYVNTNTVFFHDLEEKLRYLVEHDYYEKEVLDQYSFEFIQRLSQAAYKHKFRFQTFLGAFKFYTSYTLKTFDGKRFLERFEDRVVMVALFLARGDEKLAAALMEEIITGRFQPATPTFLNAGKKQRGELVSCFLLRIEDNMESIGRSINSALQLSKRGGGVAFSLTNIREAGAPIKKIENQSSGVIPVMKLLEDSFSYANQLGARQGAGAVYLNAHHPDIYRFLDTKRENADEKIRIKTLSLGVVVPDITFELAKTNEDMYLFSPYDVEQVYGVPFTEISVTEKYHEMVDDARIKKSKINAREFFQTLAEIQFESGYPYIMFEDTVNRANPIDGRITMSNLCSEILQVSEPTTYNADLSYAEVGKDISCNLGSLNIALTMDSEDFGRTVETAIRGLTAVSETSDIDSVPSIARGNEMSHAIGLGQMNLHGFLARERIHYGSDEGLDFTNMYFYAVAYHCVRASMEIAKERGRTFAGFEKSKYASGEYFEKYIEQEWAPRTARVAELFAEAGVSLPTQQDWAELKAQVAEHGMYNQNLQAVPPTGSISYINNSTSSIHPVASRIEIRKEGKIGRVYYPAPFMSNDNLDYYQDAYEIGYEKIIDTYAEATKHVDQGLSLTLFFKDTATTRDINKAQIYAWRKGIKTIYYIRIRQLALQGTEVEGCVSCML; translated from the coding sequence CCAACACCGTCTTCTTCCACGACCTCGAGGAGAAGCTGCGGTACCTCGTCGAGCACGACTACTACGAGAAGGAGGTGCTCGACCAGTACTCCTTCGAGTTCATCCAGCGCCTCTCGCAGGCCGCCTACAAGCACAAGTTCCGGTTCCAGACCTTCCTCGGCGCGTTCAAGTTCTACACCTCGTACACGCTCAAGACCTTCGACGGGAAGCGCTTCCTCGAGCGCTTCGAGGACCGCGTCGTCATGGTCGCGCTGTTCCTCGCCCGCGGTGACGAGAAGCTCGCCGCCGCGCTCATGGAGGAGATCATCACCGGCCGCTTCCAGCCGGCCACCCCGACCTTCCTCAACGCCGGCAAGAAGCAGCGCGGCGAGCTCGTGTCGTGCTTCCTCCTGCGCATCGAGGACAACATGGAGTCGATCGGCCGCTCGATCAACTCCGCGCTGCAGTTGTCCAAGCGCGGCGGCGGCGTCGCGTTCTCGCTGACGAACATCCGCGAGGCCGGTGCGCCGATCAAGAAGATCGAGAACCAGTCCTCCGGCGTCATCCCGGTGATGAAGCTCCTCGAGGACTCCTTCTCCTACGCGAACCAGCTCGGAGCGCGCCAGGGTGCGGGCGCGGTGTACCTCAACGCCCACCACCCGGACATCTACCGGTTCCTCGACACCAAGCGCGAGAACGCCGACGAGAAGATCCGGATCAAGACCCTGAGCCTCGGCGTCGTCGTCCCGGACATCACCTTCGAGCTCGCGAAGACGAACGAGGACATGTACCTCTTCAGCCCGTACGACGTCGAGCAGGTCTACGGAGTGCCGTTCACCGAGATCTCGGTGACGGAGAAGTACCACGAGATGGTCGACGACGCGCGGATCAAGAAGTCGAAGATCAACGCGCGCGAGTTCTTCCAGACGCTCGCGGAGATCCAGTTCGAGTCCGGCTACCCGTACATCATGTTCGAGGACACGGTGAACCGGGCCAACCCCATCGACGGTCGCATCACCATGTCGAACCTGTGCTCGGAGATCCTCCAGGTCTCGGAGCCCACGACGTACAACGCGGACCTGAGCTACGCCGAGGTGGGCAAGGACATCTCGTGCAACCTCGGCTCCCTCAACATCGCGCTGACGATGGATTCCGAGGACTTCGGACGGACCGTGGAGACCGCGATCCGCGGCCTCACCGCGGTGTCCGAGACCTCGGACATCGACTCGGTGCCGTCGATCGCGCGCGGCAACGAGATGTCGCACGCGATCGGCCTCGGGCAGATGAACCTCCACGGCTTCCTCGCCCGCGAGCGGATCCACTACGGCTCCGACGAGGGCCTCGACTTCACGAACATGTACTTCTACGCCGTCGCCTACCACTGCGTGCGCGCGTCGATGGAGATCGCCAAGGAGCGCGGCCGCACGTTCGCCGGGTTCGAGAAGTCGAAGTACGCCTCCGGCGAGTACTTCGAGAAGTACATCGAGCAGGAGTGGGCGCCGCGGACCGCGCGCGTCGCCGAGCTGTTCGCCGAGGCCGGCGTGTCGCTCCCGACACAGCAGGACTGGGCCGAGCTCAAGGCGCAGGTCGCCGAGCACGGGATGTACAACCAGAACCTCCAGGCCGTGCCGCCCACCGGCTCGATCTCGTACATCAACAACTCGACCTCGTCGATCCACCCCGTCGCCTCGCGGATCGAGATCCGCAAGGAGGGCAAGATCGGCCGCGTCTACTACCCGGCGCCGTTCATGTCGAACGACAACCTCGACTACTACCAGGACGCGTACGAGATCGGCTACGAGAAGATCATCGACACCTACGCCGAGGCGACGAAGCACGTCGACCAGGGGCTCTCGCTCACGCTGTTCTTCAAGGACACCGCGACGACCCGCGACATCAACAAGGCGCAGATCTACGCGTGGCGCAAGGGGATCAAGACGATCTACTACATCCGGATCCGGCAGCTCGCGCTGCAGGGCACCGAGGTCGAGGGCTGCGTCTCCTGCATGCTCTGA
- a CDS encoding enoyl-CoA hydratase yields the protein MTDFDTVLVEKGDGYGIITLNRPQALNALNMQVLTDVTTAAAELDADDEVSAIIITGADRAFAAGADIKEMQSLDFATAYKADWFAGWTRLADVRVPIIAAVNGFALGGGCELAMMCDILIASTKAKFGQPEINLGVLPGMGGSQRLTRAIGKAKAMDLCLTGRMIGAEEAERSGLVARVVEHEELLTEAKEIAAVIAGKSQIASALVKEAVNVAFETTLEQGLRYERRLFHASLATNDQSEGMAAFIEKREPNFTHT from the coding sequence ATGACCGATTTCGACACCGTGCTCGTGGAGAAGGGTGACGGCTACGGCATCATCACCCTCAATCGCCCCCAGGCGCTCAACGCGCTCAACATGCAGGTGCTCACCGACGTCACGACGGCGGCCGCGGAGCTCGACGCCGACGACGAGGTGTCGGCGATCATCATCACCGGCGCGGACCGCGCCTTCGCCGCCGGGGCCGACATCAAGGAGATGCAGAGCCTCGACTTCGCGACCGCCTACAAGGCCGACTGGTTCGCCGGCTGGACCCGGCTGGCCGATGTCCGCGTGCCGATCATCGCCGCGGTCAACGGCTTCGCGCTCGGCGGCGGCTGCGAGCTCGCGATGATGTGCGACATCCTCATCGCCTCGACCAAGGCGAAGTTCGGGCAGCCCGAGATCAACCTCGGCGTGCTGCCGGGCATGGGCGGGTCCCAGCGCCTCACCCGCGCGATCGGCAAGGCCAAGGCGATGGACCTGTGCCTCACCGGCCGGATGATCGGTGCCGAAGAGGCCGAGCGCTCGGGCCTCGTCGCGCGCGTTGTCGAGCACGAGGAGCTGCTCACCGAGGCGAAGGAGATCGCCGCGGTCATCGCGGGCAAGTCCCAGATCGCCTCGGCGCTGGTCAAGGAGGCCGTCAACGTCGCGTTCGAGACGACGCTCGAACAGGGACTGCGCTACGAGCGCCGGCTGTTCCACGCCTCGCTCGCGACGAACGACCAGAGCGAGGGCATGGCGGCCTTCATCGAGAAGCGGGAGCCGAACTTCACCCACACCTGA
- a CDS encoding NAD(P)H-dependent flavin oxidoreductase, with protein MALPEVLTRPLRLPVIASPQFIASGPELVKAQCQAGIIGAFPTLNARPLPMLDEWFTDIRESNEAYAKANPGSPVGTFAANLIVHRTNNRLEEDLELVVKHEVPLVITSLGAREDVYEAVHSYGGVILHDVINNRFAHKAIEKGADGLIPVAAGAGGHAGSQSPFALVREIRSWFDGPIALSGAIAHGQSILAALATGADFAYIGSAFLSTPEANVQDGYRQMIVDSDADDIVYSNLFTGVHGNYLRGSIEAAGLDPNDLPESDPSKMNFGSGGNQKAKAWKDIWGSGQGVGAISESLPTAELVERFAAEFDQAKKDLFARVGA; from the coding sequence ATGGCACTGCCCGAGGTGCTCACCCGTCCGCTGCGACTGCCGGTCATCGCGTCCCCGCAGTTCATCGCCTCCGGCCCCGAGCTCGTCAAGGCCCAGTGCCAGGCCGGCATCATCGGCGCGTTCCCGACCCTCAACGCCCGGCCGCTGCCGATGCTCGACGAGTGGTTCACCGACATCCGCGAATCCAACGAGGCCTACGCCAAGGCCAATCCGGGCTCCCCGGTCGGCACCTTCGCCGCGAACCTCATCGTCCACCGGACGAACAACCGGCTCGAGGAGGACCTCGAGCTCGTCGTCAAGCACGAGGTGCCGCTCGTCATCACCTCGCTCGGCGCCCGCGAGGACGTCTACGAGGCGGTGCACTCCTACGGCGGCGTCATCCTCCACGACGTCATCAACAACCGCTTCGCGCACAAGGCGATCGAGAAGGGCGCCGACGGGCTCATCCCGGTGGCCGCCGGCGCCGGCGGTCACGCTGGCTCGCAGTCGCCGTTCGCTCTCGTCCGGGAGATCCGGTCATGGTTCGACGGCCCGATCGCGCTCTCCGGGGCGATCGCCCACGGGCAGTCGATCCTCGCCGCCCTCGCGACCGGGGCCGACTTCGCCTACATCGGATCCGCCTTCCTCTCCACCCCGGAGGCGAACGTCCAGGACGGCTACCGGCAGATGATCGTCGACTCCGATGCCGACGACATCGTCTACTCCAACCTCTTCACCGGTGTGCACGGCAACTACCTGCGCGGCTCGATCGAGGCGGCCGGCCTCGACCCGAACGACCTGCCCGAATCCGATCCGTCGAAGATGAACTTCGGCTCCGGGGGCAATCAGAAGGCCAAGGCCTGGAAGGACATCTGGGGCTCCGGTCAGGGAGTCGGCGCGATCTCCGAGTCGCTGCCGACCGCCGAGCTCGTCGAGCGGTTCGCCGCCGAGTTCGACCAGGCGAAGAAGGACCTCTTCGCGCGCGTGGGCGCCTGA
- a CDS encoding MarR family winged helix-turn-helix transcriptional regulator, whose product MPAEFDPIEESRKQWLAHGWADEADGMSLVTSVMRVHQLLLARVDRTLKPFALTFSRYEVLALLSFTRRGSLPMNKITKRLQVHATSTTNSVDRLEAAGLAARRPHPADGRTTLVEITEAGRDLVARATAALNAEVFLSPGLDGTSLRRLLGDLGALRTGLESLD is encoded by the coding sequence ATGCCCGCCGAGTTCGACCCCATCGAGGAGTCGCGCAAGCAGTGGCTCGCGCACGGGTGGGCCGACGAGGCCGACGGCATGTCCCTGGTGACCTCGGTCATGCGCGTGCACCAGCTGCTGCTCGCGCGGGTCGACCGCACGCTCAAGCCGTTCGCCCTGACCTTCTCGCGGTACGAGGTGCTCGCGCTCCTCTCCTTCACCCGTCGCGGTTCCCTGCCGATGAACAAGATCACCAAGCGCCTCCAGGTGCACGCGACCTCGACGACGAACTCCGTCGACCGGCTCGAGGCCGCAGGGCTCGCCGCGCGCCGGCCCCACCCGGCGGACGGACGCACCACCCTCGTCGAGATCACCGAGGCCGGCCGCGACCTCGTCGCGCGCGCCACGGCGGCCCTCAACGCGGAGGTGTTCCTCTCCCCCGGACTCGACGGGACCTCGCTGCGTCGCCTCCTCGGCGACCTCGGCGCGCTCCGCACCGGACTCGAATCGCTCGACTGA
- a CDS encoding SOS response-associated peptidase, with amino-acid sequence MCGRLNMSLDPADLVDELDIDTVGHRFSPRYNVPPGAVLPIIVDRPAETGEAVRRLESARWGLVPGWAKDEKIGFRAFNARSETVASKPMFRAAFARRRCAIPVAGYYEWQADDSGAKTPWLMHAPEGQLYMAGLFEFRRRPEPEGEGDDSADPAVRDGWLVSSTILTTASAGHLAEVHDRMPVMIRARDIPAWIDPTAGADEAQSVLDELLAGFDPAAVERYRVSREVGNVRNQSADLTEPVDDE; translated from the coding sequence ATGTGCGGACGCCTGAACATGTCCCTGGACCCCGCCGATCTCGTCGACGAGCTCGATATCGACACGGTGGGCCACCGGTTCTCGCCCCGGTACAACGTGCCGCCCGGGGCGGTCCTGCCGATCATCGTCGACCGGCCGGCGGAGACCGGGGAGGCGGTGCGGCGACTCGAGTCGGCGCGCTGGGGTCTCGTCCCGGGCTGGGCGAAGGACGAGAAGATCGGTTTCCGCGCGTTCAATGCCCGTTCCGAGACCGTCGCGTCGAAACCGATGTTCCGGGCGGCGTTCGCCCGCCGGCGATGTGCGATCCCCGTCGCGGGGTACTACGAATGGCAGGCCGACGATTCGGGAGCGAAGACGCCCTGGCTCATGCACGCTCCGGAGGGCCAGCTCTACATGGCGGGGCTCTTCGAGTTCCGGCGGCGGCCCGAACCGGAGGGCGAGGGAGACGACTCCGCCGATCCCGCGGTGCGCGACGGCTGGCTCGTCTCGTCGACGATCCTCACCACCGCCTCGGCGGGGCACCTCGCCGAGGTCCACGACCGGATGCCGGTGATGATCCGTGCGCGGGACATCCCGGCATGGATCGACCCGACGGCGGGCGCGGACGAGGCGCAATCGGTGCTCGACGAGCTCCTCGCAGGCTTCGATCCGGCAGCCGTCGAGCGCTACCGCGTGAGCAGGGAGGTCGGCAACGTCCGCAACCAGTCCGCGGACCTCACCGAACCCGTCGATGACGAATGA